One Actinomadura viridis genomic region harbors:
- a CDS encoding serine/threonine-protein kinase — translation MPELQPGDPRRLGSYELLERLGEGGQGVVYLGVDASGGQAAIKLLRADLAADASARNRFVREAQAAKQVARFCTAQVLEADVAGDQPYIASEYVPGKSLHRQVVEDGPIPGAALERLAIGTLTALVAIHQAGIVHRDFKPHNVIMAPDGPRVIDFGIARALDTGQTAATKAIGTPSYMAPEQVAGATLTEAVDVWAWATTMVFAATGRPPFGDDTVVAVINRVMHEPPSLEGLPPDLHRLIAASLAKEPERRPTAQQLMMTLIGAGPAAQTRMDDPAEATTLLAEGRHRAAGGPVPGATQPVGHTRAMPPAAAPPIPPAYHGDHRGDPRGTGGYRDWEPERKSRGPVLAVIGAIAALFLVGALVFAAMGDDSSPGDTTPTPSDTTSETPSDEPSEPDDDPAPTPTRTRTVPDTPTTRPTVPTQPTTPTDEPSTPTTPTDPTPPDTGDPDDGETPPGGDDGGGAGGGGGGGGGGGTGGGA, via the coding sequence ATGCCGGAGCTGCAGCCGGGAGATCCCCGGCGGCTGGGTTCGTACGAACTGCTCGAACGGCTTGGCGAAGGCGGGCAGGGCGTGGTCTACCTGGGCGTGGACGCCTCGGGCGGCCAGGCCGCGATCAAGCTGCTGCGCGCCGACCTGGCGGCCGACGCCTCCGCCCGCAACCGCTTCGTCCGCGAGGCCCAGGCGGCCAAGCAGGTCGCCCGCTTCTGCACCGCGCAGGTGCTGGAGGCCGACGTCGCCGGCGACCAGCCCTATATCGCCAGCGAGTACGTGCCGGGCAAGTCCCTGCACCGGCAGGTCGTGGAGGACGGCCCGATCCCCGGGGCTGCGCTGGAGCGGCTGGCGATCGGCACCCTGACCGCGCTGGTGGCCATCCACCAGGCCGGGATCGTGCACCGCGACTTCAAGCCGCACAACGTGATCATGGCGCCGGACGGGCCGCGCGTGATCGACTTCGGCATCGCGCGGGCGCTGGACACCGGGCAGACGGCCGCCACCAAGGCGATCGGCACCCCCTCGTACATGGCGCCCGAGCAGGTGGCCGGCGCCACCCTCACCGAGGCCGTGGACGTCTGGGCCTGGGCCACCACGATGGTGTTCGCCGCGACCGGCCGCCCGCCGTTCGGCGACGACACCGTGGTCGCGGTGATCAACCGGGTGATGCACGAGCCGCCGTCCCTGGAGGGGCTGCCCCCCGACCTGCACCGCCTGATCGCGGCCTCCCTGGCCAAGGAGCCCGAGCGGCGGCCCACCGCCCAGCAGCTGATGATGACGCTGATCGGGGCGGGCCCGGCGGCGCAGACCCGGATGGACGACCCCGCCGAGGCCACCACGCTGCTGGCGGAGGGACGGCACCGGGCCGCCGGCGGGCCGGTGCCCGGCGCCACCCAGCCGGTCGGGCACACCCGGGCGATGCCGCCGGCCGCCGCCCCGCCGATCCCGCCCGCCTACCACGGCGACCACCGCGGAGACCCCCGCGGCACCGGCGGCTACCGGGACTGGGAGCCCGAGCGGAAGTCGCGCGGCCCCGTCCTGGCCGTGATCGGCGCCATCGCCGCGCTGTTCCTGGTGGGGGCGCTGGTGTTCGCGGCCATGGGCGACGACTCCTCGCCCGGCGACACCACGCCCACCCCGTCGGACACGACGTCGGAGACGCCGTCCGACGAGCCCAGCGAGCCCGACGACGACCCCGCCCCCACGCCGACCCGCACCCGGACGGTGCCGGACACGCCCACGACCCGGCCCACGGTCCCGACCCAGCCGACCACCCCGACGGACGAGCCCAGCACCCCGACCACGCCCACGGACCCCACACCGCCCGACACCGGTGACCCCGATGACGGCGAGACGCCGCCCGGCGGAGACGACGGCGGCGGCGCCGGTGGAGGCGGCGGTGGTGGCGGTGGCGGCGGCACCGGCGGCGGCGCGTAG
- the mshB gene encoding N-acetyl-1-D-myo-inositol-2-amino-2-deoxy-alpha-D-glucopyranoside deacetylase — MKEPRILFVHAHPDDESIGTGATMAKYAAEGAHVCLVTCTLGEEGEVIPDELRHLASDKEDRLGEYRIGELAEACAALGVSDHRYLGGPGRWRDSGMMGAATNDDPRSFWRADVDEAAGELVKVVREVRPHVIVTYDDRGNYGHPDHIQAHRVAWRAFELAADPAHEDGGEPWRAAKFYAYATPRTVLARAIAVMREARLPFGRVASLDELGSGVPDDQVTTVVDARAHLPAKLAALRAHATQIVVAPEEVGPFFALSNNLGQQAFGTEYFILLAGERGPAPAGGRETDLFAEPVRPRP, encoded by the coding sequence ATGAAGGAGCCGCGGATCCTGTTCGTCCATGCCCACCCGGACGACGAGTCCATCGGGACCGGGGCCACCATGGCCAAGTACGCGGCCGAGGGCGCCCACGTCTGCCTCGTCACCTGCACCCTGGGCGAGGAGGGCGAGGTCATCCCCGATGAGCTGCGCCATCTGGCCTCCGACAAGGAGGACCGGCTGGGCGAGTACCGCATCGGCGAGCTGGCCGAGGCGTGCGCGGCCCTGGGCGTGTCCGACCACCGCTACCTGGGCGGGCCGGGCCGCTGGCGCGACTCGGGGATGATGGGCGCCGCGACCAACGACGATCCGCGCTCCTTCTGGCGGGCCGACGTGGACGAGGCCGCCGGGGAGCTGGTGAAGGTCGTCCGCGAGGTGCGCCCGCACGTGATCGTCACCTACGACGACCGCGGCAACTACGGCCATCCGGACCACATCCAGGCGCACCGGGTCGCCTGGCGCGCCTTCGAGCTGGCCGCCGACCCCGCGCACGAGGACGGTGGCGAGCCGTGGAGGGCCGCCAAGTTCTACGCCTACGCCACGCCCCGTACGGTCCTGGCCCGCGCCATCGCGGTGATGCGCGAGGCCAGGCTGCCGTTCGGCCGGGTGGCGAGCCTGGACGAGCTGGGCTCGGGCGTGCCCGACGACCAGGTGACCACGGTGGTGGACGCCCGCGCCCACCTGCCGGCCAAGCTGGCCGCGCTGCGCGCCCACGCCACCCAGATCGTGGTCGCCCCCGAGGAGGTGGGGCCGTTCTTCGCCCTCTCCAACAACCTGGGGCAGCAGGCGTTCGGCACCGAGTACTTCATCCTCCTGGCGGGCGAGCGCGGCCCCGCTCCGGCCGGAGGCCGGGAGACCGATCTGTTCGCCGAACCGGTGCGGCCCCGCCCATGA
- a CDS encoding DUF6113 family protein, which produces MNGDDDLPGPAAHQGPAGNGGAGAGDGAGEAPNEALEAFVSGAAYAALGVLGAVIGLIGSFAQEWTAGPVPVAGLVLIAVNFGTALAAGRAMGGRLAAAIPTLVWAAVAFAMSVRRPEGDLVVPGTLTGYLFIIGGLVAGVAAVSLVPSRRPPGEWLTGRASARE; this is translated from the coding sequence GTGAACGGCGACGACGACCTGCCCGGTCCGGCGGCGCACCAGGGCCCGGCCGGGAACGGCGGCGCGGGCGCGGGAGACGGGGCGGGCGAGGCCCCGAACGAGGCGCTGGAGGCGTTCGTCTCCGGGGCGGCCTACGCGGCGCTGGGCGTCCTCGGCGCGGTCATCGGCCTGATCGGCTCGTTCGCCCAGGAATGGACGGCCGGCCCGGTGCCGGTCGCCGGGCTGGTGCTGATCGCGGTCAACTTCGGGACGGCCCTGGCGGCCGGCCGGGCGATGGGCGGCCGGCTGGCCGCGGCGATCCCGACGCTGGTGTGGGCCGCGGTCGCGTTCGCGATGTCGGTCCGGCGGCCGGAGGGCGACCTGGTCGTGCCCGGCACCCTGACCGGCTACCTGTTCATCATCGGCGGCCTGGTGGCCGGGGTGGCCGCGGTGTCGCTCGTCCCGTCCCGCAGGCCGCCGGGGGAGTGGCTCACCGGGCGCGCCTCCGCCCGCGAGTAG
- the rocD gene encoding ornithine--oxo-acid transaminase, with protein MSDEHSAHNYHPLPVVIAEAEGSWVTDVEGRRYLDMLAAYSAVNFGHRNPRLTAAARRQLDRVTLVSRAFDHDVFGPFVTELADLCGKDMVLPMNSGAEAVETALKTARKWAYEVRGVPDGQANIIAFEGNFHGRTTTIVSFSTDAGAKDSYGPYTPGFRTVPYGDVEALRAAMDDATAAVLIEPIQGEAGVNVPPSGFLTAVRELCTARGALMIADEIQSGLGRTGTTFAVEHENVVPDVYLLGKALGGGIMPVSAVVADRDVLGVFKPGQHGSTFGGNPLACAIGREVVAMLRTGEFQERSRTLGEHLHRRLGALPTDVVREVRGRGLWAGLELYGAARPVSERLMELGVLAKETHDTTLRLAPPLTISRDDLDWGLDQLEIALKG; from the coding sequence ATGTCCGACGAGCACAGCGCGCACAACTACCACCCGCTGCCGGTCGTGATCGCCGAGGCGGAGGGGTCCTGGGTCACCGACGTCGAGGGCCGGCGCTACCTGGACATGCTGGCCGCCTACTCGGCCGTCAACTTCGGGCACCGCAACCCGCGGCTGACCGCGGCGGCGCGGCGCCAGCTCGACCGGGTCACCCTGGTCAGCCGGGCCTTCGACCACGACGTGTTCGGGCCGTTCGTCACCGAGCTGGCGGACCTGTGCGGCAAGGACATGGTGCTGCCGATGAACAGCGGCGCCGAGGCGGTCGAGACCGCGCTGAAGACCGCCCGCAAGTGGGCCTACGAGGTCAGGGGCGTACCGGACGGCCAGGCGAACATCATCGCCTTCGAGGGCAACTTCCACGGCCGGACGACCACCATCGTCAGCTTCTCCACCGACGCCGGCGCCAAGGACTCCTACGGCCCGTACACCCCCGGGTTCCGGACCGTTCCGTACGGCGACGTGGAGGCGCTGCGGGCGGCCATGGACGACGCCACGGCCGCGGTGCTGATCGAGCCGATCCAGGGCGAGGCCGGGGTGAACGTGCCGCCCAGCGGCTTCCTGACCGCGGTCCGCGAGCTGTGCACGGCGCGCGGCGCGCTCATGATCGCCGACGAGATCCAGTCCGGCCTGGGCCGCACCGGCACCACGTTCGCGGTGGAGCACGAGAACGTCGTCCCCGACGTCTACCTGCTGGGCAAGGCGCTGGGCGGCGGCATCATGCCGGTGTCCGCCGTGGTCGCCGACCGCGACGTCCTGGGGGTCTTCAAGCCGGGGCAGCACGGCTCGACGTTCGGCGGCAACCCGCTGGCCTGCGCGATCGGGCGCGAGGTCGTGGCGATGCTGCGCACGGGCGAGTTCCAGGAACGGTCCCGTACGCTCGGCGAGCACCTGCACCGGCGCCTGGGAGCCCTGCCCACCGACGTCGTCCGCGAGGTGCGCGGCCGGGGCCTGTGGGCCGGGCTGGAGCTGTACGGCGCGGCGCGCCCGGTGAGCGAGCGGCTCATGGAGCTGGGCGTGCTGGCCAAGGAGACCCACGACACCACGCTGCGCCTGGCGCCGCCCCTGACGATCAGCCGGGACGACCTGGACTGGGGGCTGGACCAGCTGGAGATCGCGCTCAAGGGCTGA
- a CDS encoding Lrp/AsnC family transcriptional regulator, with product MRLDDLDRRIVAQLLEHGRASYAQVGDRVGLSAPAVKRRVDRLRADGVITGFAAVVDPAALGWTTEAFIEIFCTGATSPEEIYSSIRKHPEVVAAYTISGDASALVHVRVRDIQHLEQALERLRREDNITATKTAIVLSRLIGRPTDAPSP from the coding sequence TTGCGTCTCGACGATCTGGACCGTCGAATCGTTGCGCAGCTCCTGGAGCACGGCCGGGCGTCGTACGCGCAGGTCGGCGATCGGGTCGGGCTGTCGGCCCCGGCCGTGAAGCGGCGCGTGGACCGGCTGCGCGCCGACGGCGTCATCACCGGCTTCGCCGCGGTGGTGGACCCGGCCGCCCTGGGGTGGACGACCGAGGCGTTCATCGAGATCTTCTGCACCGGGGCGACCTCACCCGAGGAGATCTACTCCAGCATCCGCAAGCATCCCGAGGTGGTCGCCGCCTACACGATCAGCGGCGACGCCAGCGCCCTGGTGCACGTCCGCGTCCGCGACATCCAGCATCTGGAGCAGGCGCTGGAACGGCTGCGGCGGGAGGACAACATCACCGCGACCAAGACGGCGATCGTGCTGTCCCGCCTGATCGGCCGCCCCACCGACGCCCCCTCCCCGTGA
- the rraA gene encoding ribonuclease E activity regulator RraA has translation MDFATADLIDDFGAELRSCETQFRQYGARTRFAGPVVTVRCLRDNGLVKRLLNTAGDGRVLVVDGGGSLASALMGDLIAGAAAGNGWAGVVINGAVRDVAALRDLDLGIKALGSNPRKSAKDAAGEVDVPVTFGGVEFRPGDHLYSDEDGIVLASRPLL, from the coding sequence ATGGACTTCGCGACCGCCGATCTGATCGACGACTTCGGGGCCGAACTGCGCAGCTGCGAGACGCAGTTCCGGCAGTACGGAGCGCGTACCCGGTTCGCGGGCCCGGTCGTGACCGTGCGCTGCCTCCGCGACAACGGCCTGGTGAAGAGGCTGCTCAACACCGCCGGCGACGGCCGCGTGCTGGTGGTGGACGGCGGGGGCTCGCTGGCCTCGGCCCTGATGGGCGATCTCATCGCCGGAGCCGCGGCCGGCAACGGCTGGGCCGGGGTGGTGATCAACGGCGCCGTCCGGGACGTCGCCGCGCTCCGCGACCTCGACCTCGGCATCAAGGCCCTGGGCTCCAATCCCCGCAAGAGCGCCAAGGACGCGGCCGGGGAGGTCGACGTCCCGGTGACCTTCGGGGGCGTGGAGTTCCGCCCCGGCGACCACCTCTACAGCGACGAGGACGGCATCGTCCTCGCCTCCCGCCCTCTCCTGTGA